A DNA window from Candidatus Saccharibacteria bacterium oral taxon 955 contains the following coding sequences:
- a CDS encoding ABC transporter permease, whose amino-acid sequence MHNLGTVIRFEVVRTLKKKSFWLMAIGFPLMMVVLFGIIFMSNKSTNDAVKDLEKQQFSLAITDESHLVNPDMIKSLKATTYTTKQQGIEAVKSGAIDGYIYYPVDIAKQPVEVYGKDTGIFNNGRYGSVAKALITNSVQSTVSPQVSSVIKGSTQTTVTTYRDGKVYDPMQQMIFPAIFLVLFYLLIAFFGNQMLVSTTEEKENRVIEMILTSIEARTLIVGKIISLVLLALLQGIIIVAPALLGYFLFREQLHLPAIDLSSIPVDWTRISVGAVIFTLSFLLFTGLLVLIGSSVPTAKEAGQFIGIVFMLIFAPLYAASLFVSMPDSPFVHFMSLFPFTAPIPLLLRNAVGNLYTWEILLAIPILITSTIIVLALAVRAFRYGALEYNQKLSLRSILGLR is encoded by the coding sequence ATGCATAATCTAGGAACCGTTATACGATTCGAGGTCGTTCGTACACTTAAAAAGAAATCATTTTGGCTGATGGCTATCGGCTTTCCGCTTATGATGGTAGTTCTATTTGGCATTATCTTCATGTCAAATAAATCAACTAACGATGCTGTCAAGGACCTAGAGAAACAGCAATTCAGCTTGGCGATCACCGATGAGTCGCACCTCGTCAATCCCGACATGATCAAGTCTCTAAAGGCTACTACATACACGACAAAACAACAAGGAATTGAAGCTGTGAAGTCGGGTGCGATCGACGGGTACATCTACTACCCTGTCGACATAGCAAAACAGCCTGTTGAGGTCTATGGCAAAGACACTGGTATATTTAACAACGGTAGGTACGGGAGTGTTGCAAAGGCGCTAATCACCAACTCCGTACAAAGTACGGTTTCACCTCAGGTAAGCTCTGTGATTAAAGGTTCAACCCAAACAACCGTCACAACCTACCGTGATGGCAAGGTGTACGACCCGATGCAACAGATGATATTTCCAGCTATATTCCTAGTTCTTTTTTACCTGTTAATTGCCTTTTTTGGTAACCAGATGCTCGTCAGCACAACGGAAGAAAAAGAAAATCGTGTAATCGAGATGATTCTCACCTCTATAGAAGCGCGCACCCTTATTGTCGGAAAGATCATTTCCCTTGTTCTGCTTGCCCTTTTGCAGGGAATAATTATCGTGGCACCGGCGCTACTGGGCTACTTCTTGTTCCGCGAACAACTCCACCTGCCTGCGATTGACCTATCAAGCATCCCAGTCGACTGGACGCGTATTAGCGTCGGAGCGGTAATCTTTACGCTCAGCTTTCTATTGTTTACTGGCCTACTTGTCCTCATCGGCTCATCAGTACCAACTGCCAAAGAGGCGGGACAATTTATCGGCATAGTCTTTATGTTAATATTTGCACCACTCTACGCAGCCAGCCTATTCGTTTCTATGCCCGACAGTCCATTCGTCCATTTCATGAGCTTATTTCCGTTCACGGCACCGATTCCACTCCTACTGCGTAATGCGGTTGGCAACCTCTATACGTGGGAGATTTTACTAGCAATTCCTATCTTAATCACCTCTACTATAATCGTTCTCGCTCTGGCGGTACGCGCCTTTCGATACGGAGCACTTGAATACAACCA